GTTACCGCGCAGTCGATGGGCTAATGATTTGCATTGATCTACACCAGTTTTTAAGCAAAAACCGTGGGCAGCGGCAGCTGCAAATCGATATACTGCGCCATCGTGTGCAGAGCTTAACCAAGTATTTAAAAACCTTACCAGTTTACCTGATCTTTACTAAATGTGACCGCATCGCTGGATTTACTGATTCTTTTAATACATTAAGCCCAGAAGATTGCCAACAGACTTTTGGCATTTCACTGCCACAAAATTTAATGCAACAAAATCTTGCACCCCATTTGGAACAACAATTCAATCTTTTTTTGAGCCGCTTAAATGAACAGCTGATTCCACGCTTGCATCGCGAACACAATCTGGAAAAGCGTAACCGTATTAAAGATTTCCCGCTGCAGCTCGAAGCCTTAAAAAGAGACATCATCACCCTAGCCACACAACTGCACAGCACGCGCACTAGCTTAAGTGGAATTTATTTTACCAGTAGCCATCAAGACGGCTTAATCACCGATGGTTTAAGCCCCTTACTCTACACTTTTGGACTACCAACAATTCCACAGGTGAATTTTCAGCCACAACAACGGGCGTTTTTTATTCATCAGCCGCTTGAGAAAATTATCCACCATAAAATTATCCCGATAAAAAAAGTACCCGCTCTTTTAAACTGGCAAAGCAAACATTTTTATATGGGTTGGGGGGCGCTGCTAGCCGTTGCCTGTCTAATTTTGATTCCTGAATATTTTTATAATGCGCATACCCTATCCCGCACCAAAGAAATCATGGCGCAGTACCAACCCGCCACCGACAATAACACTCCTGAGGCTTATTTGCCGTCATTGAACATCCTGCGTCGGGCAGTGGATCAAGCCAGAGAACATTCTAATCCCTTGCTGACGCTGGTATTTCATCAGGCACGCACTATCAAAAATGATTTAACAACAACTTATATCCAAGCGCTGAATTCACAGTTAGCTCCCCTGCTAAAACAAATATTGGAACAACAATTACAAGCAACAGCCCATGTCAAACCGCAAGAATATTTTGACGCATTAAAAACCTATCTGATGCTCGAAGACAGCTCACATCTGGACACCGACTTTGTGATTGGCTGGTTTAACCGTTACTGGCGAGAAAACTTAGCGAATAATCCCCAGAAAAGGAAACAACTCAACGCGCACTTAGCTTTCTGGCTTAAACAACGCCCACTAGAATTTGCAACTGATGCGCAGATCGTGCAACTTGCCAGACAGCGTCTGAACAGCTTACCCTTAGCCGAAATTGCCTATCTGACATTGCAAGAAAGTTATAAAGCTACAGCGACACTTGCGCCTAATACCAGTGCCGACACTGTGAATCCTGCATTTTCTATACCTCCAGAACACGCGCCCCTTTATCAGGCTAAAAATTTCAATGCGGTTTACCAAACGCAAATTCCACAATTAGTGCAACAAATTGCCACTGGCGACAACTGGGTATTGAATTTGACGCTACCGGCCAATTTAACAACTGCTTTAACTGCGCAATTAGTTTCTAGCCTTCGTCACATGTATATTCAGCGTTATGCTGATTTTTGGCTAGGAGAATTATTGAATATACAACCCGGTCAATTCAGTACTCTGGCCGATGCCAGCGCCTTTACCCGCACGTTAACGAGTGTTGATTCACCATTGATGCCGCTATTGGATACGGTTTCCGCTAATCTAAAACCCATTGCCAACTATCCTGAAGCCCAAGCTAGCATACAAACATTACAGCAATTACAAAATCTGTTATTAGATTCAGCAAAGAACAGCAACGTACAAAAAGCACTCATTGGGCTAACTAAATATTTGGACGGCATTGTCAATGCCAAAGACAGCGGGGAGGCAGCATTAAATGCTGCAAAACACCGCATGCATAATGACGGTCAAAACGATGCCATCAGTCAGTTATATACCGTCGCCAATTCCGCACCTGCTCCGTTAAATAATTGGCTCAATGCTTTAGCACAAAACTCATGGCGTTCCATACTGAAAACAGCCTCTAATCATATTAATCTGTTATGGCTGACTCAGGTGATCCCTGATTACAACGAATACATCAATAACCGTTATCCCGTGTTCAGTGATGCAACTCTGGATATGAATCTGACAGAATTTGCCCACTTTTTTGGGCCGGAGGGCACAATTGATACATTCACCAAGCAGTTGTCTGCTTTTATCGATAACAGCCAACTCTATTGGAAATGGAAATACGTGGATGGACAAACACTGCACATTTCTCAAAAATCTCTGGAAATGCTCGATCGCGCTGCTTTGATCCAAAAAATGTATTTTAGTAATAATCAAAAAATGCCAACCGTTGGTTTTTCTATTATGCCTGTGGACTCAGCGCTGATGGCAACAAATTATGTATTAAACTTAAATGGTCAGACGATTAATTATTTGAATGATTTTCATCAGAACAAAAAAATCAATTGGCCGGGCGCTCACCAAGATCATGCACAATTGGCGTTGATGCAAGGCAGCAAAAAAATTGTTTTCTTTGAAGAGAATGGTCCTTGGGCGGTATTTAAGCTACTGGCGCAAGGGCGCTTAACGCCATCACATAATAGTCAGCTTTATCAGTTATTGTTTAATGTGAATGGTACTAATGTGACTTATCAATTGCTGGCGGACAAACCGATTAATCCGTTTGTGCCATTGATTCTGAGCGAGTTTCGTTGTCCTGAAAAGCTTTGATTTTTTTGAATAAAACTCTATCGTAACTGCTCACTCCTTTTTTCAAGGGAGGAAAGAAGTTACAGTGGATCAATATTTTTTATTGATGTATTTAACCTCTGGCAGACCCTTGAAATCTGCATCTTGAGACCAGATAGTTGCTTCACAAGCCATCCCTGTAGCAACAATAATGCTATCCGCAAGTGGAATTTTATATTGCACACCTAATTTTGCAGCATTTAATGAAATTTCGATATTTAAATCTACCACAGTACCTTGCATCATACCCTCAATACTTTCAAAAGCTTGTTTTTCAGAGCGTTGACGCAAAACATGTTTAAAAACTTCAATGAGTGAAATAGTTGGAACAATCAAATTTTTTATATCTTCGATTGCTGGCGCAAAAAAATCTGCGTTCTCTGCATTAGCAAAATATTCAAGCCAACCTGAAGAATCAACTACATTTTTTTTCATAATCTATCTTTATCTCGATCAATCACTGTTTCAATTCCCTCTAAAAAACCTCGCATTTTTTTAATATCTTTAACAGGTATAAATTCAAGACGGTTTTGATAGCGAAAAACACATAGTTTTTCACCAGGTCGTAAATGCATGGACTCACGAATTTCTTTAGGGATAACAATTTGAAATTTAGGAGAAATCACTACTTGCATAAAATTCCCAATCGATTAATAATTTGTATGACGTAATTGTAATTGATGCTTATCGATAAATCAATATTAAGAGAAACAGCATGGAATCTTCATCGGAAATCCCTGATATTAAGCAGCAAATCAATCAAATAGCCAATAATCACTCCAATATCCCTAATTTTTCAGGACCATTAGGCAAAATATTAGGACTCTTATATTTCACTGGATTTTCTGCAAGCTTTGGGTGGATTGATACGATGTTCAAATAAAGTACTCCACCCTAACCCTGCATTACAGTGATTTATCCACTCAAGAAAAAGACCTATTACACGAAGAAGTACTCAATAGCATGGTCAGCACTTATTATAAATTTGTAGCCTTTGCTGAATCACAACCGACATTAACACTGGAAGAACTCAATAAACTCTATCGCAGCCTACAACCTGCCTTAGGCAAGGATAAACCTGGTGTTCGCGATGATGCTTTACATAAATTCGGTTCTTTATTTTTTATGGCGGCACAAGACGTAGAACCCGCATTGCAAAACTTACTAAATCTTATCAATACTCCGCCTGGGCATCAATTATCTAGCATAGAGAAACAATTTTCTCGTAGGCGCCATAAGGTAACATTAATACTATTTTAATATTTACACGCTAAAATCCATTACATCGAATCGAAATAATCCGCAATGCATGTCTTTCTTCTATCGGGGGATGTATTTATGATAACTCCTGCGTGGCAGGTTACTGCTGAAATCCTTAATTCGCTTAATGCTGTTAATAATTTATTCCTCCAGCTAAGACAGCAGGAATCTCAACGGCTCATTTCTTTGGAAAAAAATTATGAATCTCGATTTAATTCTGCTATTAAGAATTTTGACCTAGAAGTTGAAAAGCTGAGTAATAATGTAACCGGAAAATCTACTGACTCAAATTTATTCGCGACCAAACTATCGCAATTAAGCACCAATCATCGAAAAGATACTGCAAAATCAGAGAAGTCTATTAGAAAGCTTGATTATTATCTGCAGAAACTACAAGAAATTATGCATTTAATAATATCACAGCAAGCAAGTGATAAAAGGCAAGCACAGAAAGATTTAAAATCTATTATTTCTCAATTTCATACTGACTTTCCAAATAGTAAACCCTCGCGGTTATCATTTTTTTCTCGTCCGACACTGCCACAAATTATCCTCAGTCAGCTGAAAGCTATGGAAAAACAGATCGACAAATTGAACGAATCAGTAGTTTTACCCTCTGCACCTGCACCCAAATGACTTTTAAAACGCCAAGTGGATTTAAGGAGACAATTGAGCTACCCAAACTCTTTAAATCCCCTCGCAACCCCGTTATCGTTTTTTAAAGAGGAGTAATTAGCCTCCCAAATACAATTCTTTGATCCGGCTGTCCTTCATAAGAACTGCCGCATTACCACTTAAAGCAATACGGCCATTTTCCAATACATAAGCACGTTGTGCCAGATTTAATGCTAAATGGGCGTTTTGTTCTACCAATAAAATTCCGACGCCTTCTGCATGAATCTTTTTTAACGCAGCAAAAACTTCCAGCATCAATTTGGGAGATAAACCCATAGAAGGCTCATCCAGTAATAACAGTTTGGGTTTACGTAATAAGGCACGGGCAATAGCCAACATTTGCTGTTCACCACCTGATAAGGTGCCAGCAGCTTGTTTGTGCCGCTCACGCAATTGTGGAAATAATTTATAAACTGCATTGAAATCTAAGTTGCGCACTCCCCAACCGGCTAAGCGCAAATTTTCGATGACTGTTAAGTCACTAAAAATTCCTCGACCTTCTGGCACATGCGCAATGCCTAAATTAATGCGCTTATGTGAGGGAATGTCAGCTAAATCTTGATTCTGATATTTAATAATGCCTTGGTAACGAACCAAACCTGAAATGGCGCGCAAGGTTGAAGTTTTGCCTGCACCGTTACTGCCTAGAAGCGTTACAATTTCATTGTCGGCTACTTCTAGTGAAATATCATGCAGCGCGGGAATAGTGCCATATTTTAAACTGAGTTGTGAGATGGTTAGCATGGTTTTAATTTTTTCCTTCTCCCCTTGTAGGCTAAGGTATGCACATAAGTAGCAACAAATCCTTCTCCCACAAGGGGAGAAGGATTTGTTGCTACTAGTTACTTGTGTGCATACCCTAGCTTTGTAGGAGAAAGGTAGGTTAAAAAAATCATCCACCCAAATAAGATTGTATAACTTCTGGATGTTTACGAATCATTTCCGGGTCACCTTCTGCAATAATTTTGCCAAAATTTAACACGGTAATATGCTGGCACAATGACATAACAAAACGCATTTGATGATCGATTAATAAAATGGCTAGCGCTCTTTCTTGAAATATTTCCTTAATTAAACAACTGAGCTCTACTGTTTCCTGTGGATTCATACCGCAGGCCGGCTCATCCAATAATAATACTTTAGGATTGATCGCCAAGGCTCTGGCGATTTCAAGACGCCGCTGCAAGCCATAGGGCAAATTTTCGGCATAGGATTGCGCATATTGTGTTAAGCCAAAACGCGCAAGTAAATCATATGCCATATCCAAAGTAGTTTGTTCTTGTTGTAAAAATCTCGACTGTCGCAACATTGCCGACCGCAAGGGATAATCACAACTACCCACAGCAATTCGGATATTATCCAACACAGAAAGTTTTTTAAATAAACGGATGTTTTGAAAAGTGCGGGCAATGCCAGCTCGGGTAATTTGCTCTGTAGTTAAACCATTTAAAGTTTTACCATCTAAGCTAATTTCTCCATGCTGTATCGGATAAACGCCGCATAACACATTAAAAAGCGTGGTTTTACCTGCACCATTAGGACCAATCACGCCGGCTATTTCACCCGATTGAACTTGGAGATGAAAATCAGTAATCGCGTGCAAGCCACTAAATGTATGCGATAAATTTTTTATGGCCAAGACCGTCATGCCTTGAGCGCCTTTTTAGGGCGAAAATATTTCTGACTAGGACGAAACAAGGAAAATTCTTTGTACCCCATAATGCCTGAAGGACGGAAAATCATTAACAAAATTAAAATAATCGGCATAATCACCATGCGCCAGGTTGCCAATGGGCGCAATATTTCCATTAATAACGTATATAACGTGCCACCAATAATCGAACCGCTTAATGAACCTGCACCTCCTAAATAAACCATGATTAATATATCGGTGGATTTAGCCAGATTAAACATGGATGGATTAATAAACTGTAATACATGCGCATAAAGTCCCCCGGCAATACCCGTAAAAAATGCCGAAATAGCAAACGCCAAAATTTTAGTTTGTCGGGTATTGACACCCATCAATCTTGCAACCATTTCATCTTCACGAATGGCTAAAATATTACGACCAAAACGCGAATAAACGAGATTGCGCATCAATATAAATGTCACCAGCAACCAGAAAAATACCCAAGGTAATGTCGTCAACTGACTAATGCCAGATAAACCCCGCGCACCACCGATACTTTGTATATTTTCAATGATGGATTTGACTATCATTAAGAACGCTAAGGTGAGGATAGCTAAATAATCGCCACGTGTTTTAAATGATAATATTGCTATTAACACCCCCCCGAAGGCTGCAGCAATTCCGCCTGATAAAATACTGATAATAAATAAATTTTCTGGAAAAACATGCAGGCTAAATACACTAGCAACATAGGCACCGATAGACATGAAACCGGCATGACCTACCGAAAATTCACCCATGAAGCCATTGACCAAATTTAAACTTAATGTGAGTATGATATTGATGCCAATGGTCATTAATACTAATTGATAGTAGCTACTTAACCATTGAAATTGCGGTATCAGAAAACTAAATAATCCGATAAGAATGATGACAGCCAACATAATAAATTTGCGCATGGTAGTTATACCTTCTCCATGAGCATACCGCCAAATAAACCACGGGGACGAAAAATTAAAAACAACACCAATAAACCAAAGGCTGCAAAATCACGATAACTGGATGGAAAAAAAGCGACCATATAAATTTCAACAGCACCTAATACAAATCCTCCCAGCATCGCACCGCGGATATTACCAATGCCCCCAACCACCGCTGCTGTAAAAGCCTTCCAACCCAAACTCACCCCCATATAAGGATCGATCACTGGATAAGATTGGGCATATAAAACGCCTGCAGCACCTGCTAAAGCCCCGCTGATGGCAAAGGTATACATAATCACTTGGTTTAGCGGTACGCCGATTAAAACTAATTCTTGACTATTATTGGCAATGGCACGCTGTGCTAAACCCAGTAACGTACATCGGGATTGCCAATCTAGAATTAACATCAAGGCAACACTGATAGCAATAATTAAAATTTGCAGCAGAGAAAACGTCAAGCCGTCAAAATGCCAAATCAGATTGGGAACTAAAGTGGGTACATATTGTGGATAAGGATTTTGTATCAAAAATAAATGTTCTATGACTAAACCGCAAGCTAAGGCGGTAATCAGCATAGAAACTTTAGGCGCTCTTCGCAGTGGTTTATAGGCCAGCTGTTCTACGCAAACGGCAATGGCTGCACTGCCTAGCATACCCAGAGCTAAACTCGGCCAAAAACCAAAATGCAGTCCCAAAGCGCTATATAACCCAACAAAGGCACCCGCCATGAAAATATCGCCGTGGGCGAAATTGAATAAGCGCAAAATACCATAAACAAGGCTGTAACCTAAGGCGATGAGTGCATAGATACTGCCTAATTGTAGGGCGTTTAAAGTCTGTTGTAGGAAATAGATCATGCGTGCGTCCAGGTTGCAGATGCAACATGCTAGCAGTGCTAATATCTTCTGCGCAAGCGAAGGTTCTCTTACTATCCTCCTCCCCTTGTGGGAGAAGGAAAGAGTCACGACTGATAAGCTACTTCAATCCCATCTCACAAACCAGCACTCGCATTAGCTACCCAAACAAACTGATTCCCTTTCACTTGCATAATCACAGCACTTTTAACCGGATCGCCTGAATCAGCTGAATATTTAATATCGCCTGTCACACCCGCATACACAGGCAACTTCGCCATGCTGTCACGAATGGCCTGACGATCTAATGTCCCTGCGGCAGCAATGGCATTAAACAAAATTTTCGCAGCATCATAGCTTAAAGCCGCCACATCGTCAGGGGTTTTACCATAGGCTTTTTGATAATCGGTAACAAATTTCTCAGTCGCTGCTGTTTTGGCATCTGGAGAATAGTGATTCGCAAAATAAGCACCTTCCACAGCACCATTGGCTAGTTTGAGCAATTCTGGGCTGCTCCAAGCATCACTACCTAAAAATGCTACCTGTAAACCTAAGCGCTTAGCTTGCTGTGCAATCAGCGGCACATCATTGTAATAAGCCGGTAAAAATAATACATCTGGCTTAGCCGCTTTAATCTTAGTTAATTGTGCCGAAAAATCTTTATCATTGGTCGAGTAAGTTTCAAATGCGACAACTTTGCCACCTTGTTTTTCAAAATCCTGCTTAAATATAGCGGCTTGACTGGTAGGCGCCTCAGAAGACACATCATATAAAACTGCGGCGGTCTGATATTTTAAGTTGTTGCGGGCAAAACTGGCTAATACATGACCCTCAAATGGATCGGTAAAACAAGCGCGGAATACATAGTGTTTGGGTTGGCCAGTAGCGGAATTGCGTGTGGCTTTTGGATTTGTCGACCAGGGGGTAATTAATAGGGTTTTAGCGCCCTCGGCAATTTCCGCAGCTGGAATAGCGCCTAAGCTGGCATTTGGTCCAAGAATAGCGACCACGTTATCCTGTGAAATCAGTTTTTGCGCTGCGGAGGCTGATTGATCCGCTTGGGC
The genomic region above belongs to Gammaproteobacteria bacterium and contains:
- the tssM gene encoding type VI secretion system membrane subunit TssM; this translates as MIREFVRKTLNRQQSLTPSRALSQDDWRIEHATAKLTILEQSIKDALRFLKKKYRKSIFYRHKLPWYLVLGAEGVGKTSLLGMSDLNLLSTNNQPLKLPHTTAYCDWLFGKEAVFIDVNGALMLPDDPKNDSHLIWKKFIELLHQNRHRYRAVDGLMICIDLHQFLSKNRGQRQLQIDILRHRVQSLTKYLKTLPVYLIFTKCDRIAGFTDSFNTLSPEDCQQTFGISLPQNLMQQNLAPHLEQQFNLFLSRLNEQLIPRLHREHNLEKRNRIKDFPLQLEALKRDIITLATQLHSTRTSLSGIYFTSSHQDGLITDGLSPLLYTFGLPTIPQVNFQPQQRAFFIHQPLEKIIHHKIIPIKKVPALLNWQSKHFYMGWGALLAVACLILIPEYFYNAHTLSRTKEIMAQYQPATDNNTPEAYLPSLNILRRAVDQAREHSNPLLTLVFHQARTIKNDLTTTYIQALNSQLAPLLKQILEQQLQATAHVKPQEYFDALKTYLMLEDSSHLDTDFVIGWFNRYWRENLANNPQKRKQLNAHLAFWLKQRPLEFATDAQIVQLARQRLNSLPLAEIAYLTLQESYKATATLAPNTSADTVNPAFSIPPEHAPLYQAKNFNAVYQTQIPQLVQQIATGDNWVLNLTLPANLTTALTAQLVSSLRHMYIQRYADFWLGELLNIQPGQFSTLADASAFTRTLTSVDSPLMPLLDTVSANLKPIANYPEAQASIQTLQQLQNLLLDSAKNSNVQKALIGLTKYLDGIVNAKDSGEAALNAAKHRMHNDGQNDAISQLYTVANSAPAPLNNWLNALAQNSWRSILKTASNHINLLWLTQVIPDYNEYINNRYPVFSDATLDMNLTEFAHFFGPEGTIDTFTKQLSAFIDNSQLYWKWKYVDGQTLHISQKSLEMLDRAALIQKMYFSNNQKMPTVGFSIMPVDSALMATNYVLNLNGQTINYLNDFHQNKKINWPGAHQDHAQLALMQGSKKIVFFEENGPWAVFKLLAQGRLTPSHNSQLYQLLFNVNGTNVTYQLLADKPINPFVPLILSEFRCPEKL
- a CDS encoding type II toxin-antitoxin system VapC family toxin, with product MKKNVVDSSGWLEYFANAENADFFAPAIEDIKNLIVPTISLIEVFKHVLRQRSEKQAFESIEGMMQGTVVDLNIEISLNAAKLGVQYKIPLADSIIVATGMACEATIWSQDADFKGLPEVKYINKKY
- a CDS encoding AbrB/MazE/SpoVT family DNA-binding domain-containing protein; the protein is MQVVISPKFQIVIPKEIRESMHLRPGEKLCVFRYQNRLEFIPVKDIKKMRGFLEGIETVIDRDKDRL
- a CDS encoding ABC transporter ATP-binding protein, with the protein product MLTISQLSLKYGTIPALHDISLEVADNEIVTLLGSNGAGKTSTLRAISGLVRYQGIIKYQNQDLADIPSHKRINLGIAHVPEGRGIFSDLTVIENLRLAGWGVRNLDFNAVYKLFPQLRERHKQAAGTLSGGEQQMLAIARALLRKPKLLLLDEPSMGLSPKLMLEVFAALKKIHAEGVGILLVEQNAHLALNLAQRAYVLENGRIALSGNAAVLMKDSRIKELYLGG
- a CDS encoding ABC transporter ATP-binding protein yields the protein MTVLAIKNLSHTFSGLHAITDFHLQVQSGEIAGVIGPNGAGKTTLFNVLCGVYPIQHGEISLDGKTLNGLTTEQITRAGIARTFQNIRLFKKLSVLDNIRIAVGSCDYPLRSAMLRQSRFLQQEQTTLDMAYDLLARFGLTQYAQSYAENLPYGLQRRLEIARALAINPKVLLLDEPACGMNPQETVELSCLIKEIFQERALAILLIDHQMRFVMSLCQHITVLNFGKIIAEGDPEMIRKHPEVIQSYLGG
- a CDS encoding branched-chain amino acid ABC transporter permease, whose protein sequence is MRKFIMLAVIILIGLFSFLIPQFQWLSSYYQLVLMTIGINIILTLSLNLVNGFMGEFSVGHAGFMSIGAYVASVFSLHVFPENLFIISILSGGIAAAFGGVLIAILSFKTRGDYLAILTLAFLMIVKSIIENIQSIGGARGLSGISQLTTLPWVFFWLLVTFILMRNLVYSRFGRNILAIREDEMVARLMGVNTRQTKILAFAISAFFTGIAGGLYAHVLQFINPSMFNLAKSTDILIMVYLGGAGSLSGSIIGGTLYTLLMEILRPLATWRMVIMPIILILLMIFRPSGIMGYKEFSLFRPSQKYFRPKKALKA
- a CDS encoding branched-chain amino acid ABC transporter permease, with translation MIYFLQQTLNALQLGSIYALIALGYSLVYGILRLFNFAHGDIFMAGAFVGLYSALGLHFGFWPSLALGMLGSAAIAVCVEQLAYKPLRRAPKVSMLITALACGLVIEHLFLIQNPYPQYVPTLVPNLIWHFDGLTFSLLQILIIAISVALMLILDWQSRCTLLGLAQRAIANNSQELVLIGVPLNQVIMYTFAISGALAGAAGVLYAQSYPVIDPYMGVSLGWKAFTAAVVGGIGNIRGAMLGGFVLGAVEIYMVAFFPSSYRDFAAFGLLVLFLIFRPRGLFGGMLMEKV
- a CDS encoding ABC transporter substrate-binding protein; translation: MKKLLFLLLACTSLITVGCEKQKLASDSINVGAIVELTGSIPAVGASSKNGMELAVNEINAQGGILVNGKKMPVRLDVQDNGAQADQSASAAQKLISQDNVVAILGPNASLGAIPAAEIAEGAKTLLITPWSTNPKATRNSATGQPKHYVFRACFTDPFEGHVLASFARNNLKYQTAAVLYDVSSEAPTSQAAIFKQDFEKQGGKVVAFETYSTNDKDFSAQLTKIKAAKPDVLFLPAYYNDVPLIAQQAKRLGLQVAFLGSDAWSSPELLKLANGAVEGAYFANHYSPDAKTAATEKFVTDYQKAYGKTPDDVAALSYDAAKILFNAIAAAGTLDRQAIRDSMAKLPVYAGVTGDIKYSADSGDPVKSAVIMQVKGNQFVWVANASAGL